In Archangium violaceum, the following are encoded in one genomic region:
- a CDS encoding ABC transporter ATP-binding protein, with the protein MHTPVQPDPQRLALQVSELGKRVPLPSGALTILEGVGFSISHGDTVAIVGASGSGKSTLLSLMAGLDTPTSGSVLLDGEPLSALDEDGRARVRGEKVGFVFQSFQLLPSLTALENVMLPLELRGDADVETPARAILGKVGLGERLGHYPRQLSGGEQQRVALARAFVTRPAVLFADEPTGNLDTNTGQSIVELLFSLNAEAGTTLVLVTHDERLAARCGRRLRLDGGRLVAEERQS; encoded by the coding sequence ATGCACACCCCAGTCCAGCCCGACCCCCAGCGGTTGGCCCTGCAGGTGTCGGAACTGGGCAAACGGGTGCCACTGCCGTCCGGAGCGCTCACCATCCTCGAGGGGGTGGGCTTCTCCATCTCCCATGGCGACACCGTGGCCATCGTCGGGGCCTCCGGCTCGGGAAAGAGCACGCTGCTGTCGCTGATGGCCGGGCTGGACACGCCCACTTCCGGCAGCGTGCTGTTGGATGGCGAGCCGCTGTCCGCCCTGGACGAGGACGGACGTGCGCGCGTGCGCGGCGAGAAGGTGGGTTTCGTCTTCCAGAGCTTCCAGCTGCTCCCCTCGCTGACGGCACTGGAGAACGTGATGCTCCCGCTCGAGCTGCGCGGAGACGCGGACGTGGAGACTCCCGCCCGGGCCATCCTCGGCAAGGTGGGGCTGGGGGAGCGGCTCGGCCACTACCCGCGCCAGCTGTCGGGGGGAGAGCAGCAGCGCGTGGCCCTGGCGCGCGCCTTCGTCACCCGGCCGGCGGTGCTCTTCGCCGACGAGCCCACCGGCAACCTCGACACGAACACCGGCCAGTCCATCGTCGAGCTGCTGTTCTCGCTCAACGCGGAGGCGGGAACCACCCTGGTGCTCGTCACCCATGACGAGCGGCTCGCGGCGCGCTGCGGGCGGCGGCTGCGGCTCGACGGCGGCCGACTGGTGGCCGAGGAGCGGCAGTCATGA